ACCAGGGGGCCTGGCCCGCCGCCCGGTCGGGGGAATGTCGAGGCTGAGCGGGTTGTCGGTGACACTAGCGGTAGAAGTCGATCTTTGATCAGTCCACGAAACGGTGAATCGATCAGGCTGAACACTTACTCTTGGTGATCATTCGAGGTGAGGCGGTTTCAGACCCCCTCAAGCGTGCCGAACCAGGTCGAGAGGGCTTCCCTCAGGCCGGCCGGATCGGCGGGCGAATCGAGCGGCGCGGCCCACGCGACGTGGGCGTCGGGCCGGATGAGGAGGGCGTCGGCCGGGCGGAGGGGAGTCTTGGCGGTGTGCATCTCCACGCGCGGAGCCCAGGCTTGAGCGACCGACCGGAGTTCCGGGCGGTCCGCGAGATCGACGAACACCGGGCGGCCCGGACGCAGCAGCGACGCGAGGCTTGTCGGGATGTCGGAAGTGGCCAGGGGGAAGTCGCCGGCGAAGGTGCCGGCCAGCGGGTGGTCCGAGCCGGGCATCGGGTAGCGCAGGTCGGTGCCGCCGATGGCGGCGGCGAGGCGGCGCAACGGTTGCTCGTCGGTGAGCAGCTCCTGGAACAGGGTGCGGAGCGCGTCGGCGGCGAGGTCGTGGCCGCGGCGCAGGGCGGCCTGTGCGCTGGTCTGCAGGAGCGCGCGGGAGCCGGCGTAGTGGCGTTCGGCGTGGTAGCTGTCGAGCAGGCCCGGCGGTGCCCAACCGTGCACGGCCGCGGCGAGTTTCCACGCCAGGTTGACCGAGTCGAGCATCCCGAGGTTGAGCGACGCGCCTGAGGAAGCCAGCAGGTGCGCCGCGTCGCCGGCCAGGAAGACGCGTCCGAGGCGGTACCGGGGGACCTGCCGGCCCTGCCACTGGTAGCGCGACAGCCGCCGCACCTCGCCGAGGGTCAGCGAACCGCCGAGCACGCGGCGGACGCTCGCCTGGAACTCGGCCTCGCTCATCGGGCTGAGGTCGTCGTACTCGGTCGCTTCCTCCTCGATGGTGTTGATCAGCAGCATCTCCGCCCCGATCGCCCCGAACGCGAACACCCCGCCGTCGGTCCGCGTGAAACCCTGGCGCAGCAACCCCAGTCCGGGTACGTCGAGGTCGCCGTTGTCCAGTCGCTTCACCGAATCCGGCACCGTCGCCTCGACGAGCCGGTTCACCTCCGGGTAGGTCGTGCCCGGGAACGGCAGGCCCAGCACCTCGCGGACCCGGCTGCGGCCACCGTCGCAGCCCACGACATAGCGGGCCGTGAGCTGGTACGGCCCGTCGGGGCCACGCACGTCCACCGTCACCGCCGCGTCTTCGCGAAGGCCGACGACCTCGTGCCCCTCGCGTACTTCCGCCCCGAGCTCCGCCGCGTACTCGGCGAGCGTGCGTTCGAGCACCGGCTGTGGGATGGCCAGCGCGTGGTACGCCGGCTCGGCCAGGTGCGAGAGGTCCAGCTGCAGCCCGCCGAACGGCAACGACGGCGCCGCGTGCACCGGGGACGCGGCCGCTTCGAGCCGCTCCAGTACCCCGCGATAGCGCAGCAGCTCCACGACCTGGCCGCCGAGACCGTTGGCCCGCGGCACTTCCCGCCGTCGCGCCTGGCGTTCCAGCACCAGCGGCCG
The sequence above is a segment of the Amycolatopsis sp. 2-15 genome. Coding sequences within it:
- a CDS encoding FAD-dependent monooxygenase, whose translation is MHDVIIVGAGAAGLVLAAELRLAGVRPLVLERQARRREVPRANGLGGQVVELLRYRGVLERLEAAASPVHAAPSLPFGGLQLDLSHLAEPAYHALAIPQPVLERTLAEYAAELGAEVREGHEVVGLREDAAVTVDVRGPDGPYQLTARYVVGCDGGRSRVREVLGLPFPGTTYPEVNRLVEATVPDSVKRLDNGDLDVPGLGLLRQGFTRTDGGVFAFGAIGAEMLLINTIEEEATEYDDLSPMSEAEFQASVRRVLGGSLTLGEVRRLSRYQWQGRQVPRYRLGRVFLAGDAAHLLASSGASLNLGMLDSVNLAWKLAAAVHGWAPPGLLDSYHAERHYAGSRALLQTSAQAALRRGHDLAADALRTLFQELLTDEQPLRRLAAAIGGTDLRYPMPGSDHPLAGTFAGDFPLATSDIPTSLASLLRPGRPVFVDLADRPELRSVAQAWAPRVEMHTAKTPLRPADALLIRPDAHVAWAAPLDSPADPAGLREALSTWFGTLEGV